A DNA window from Micromonospora sp. NBC_01739 contains the following coding sequences:
- a CDS encoding DUF1416 domain-containing protein — protein sequence MTAPTAAGCAAPDQAAPLPASIDLEKETVITGVVRSAQDEVVPGAYVRLLDSTGEFTAEVVTSQAGQFRFFAAPGNWTLRALSRHGNGDIAVTANRGVNEVTVTVTD from the coding sequence ATGACCGCACCCACCGCGGCCGGTTGCGCCGCCCCGGATCAGGCGGCACCCCTGCCCGCCAGCATCGACCTGGAGAAGGAAACCGTCATCACCGGTGTCGTCCGCTCCGCGCAGGACGAGGTGGTGCCGGGTGCGTACGTCCGTCTGCTCGACTCGACCGGTGAGTTCACCGCCGAGGTGGTGACCTCGCAGGCCGGTCAGTTCCGGTTCTTCGCCGCCCCCGGCAACTGGACCCTGCGGGCGCTGTCCCGCCACGGCAACGGCGACATCGCCGTCACCGCCAACCGGGGCGTCAACGAGGTGACCGTAACGGTCACCGACTGA
- a CDS encoding Ms5788A family Cys-rich leader peptide, which yields MGTLLTKRRAVDLCRVATCLCRPVI from the coding sequence ATGGGGACGCTCCTCACCAAACGGCGCGCGGTCGACCTGTGCCGCGTGGCCACCTGCCTGTGTCGCCCCGTCATCTGA
- a CDS encoding LmeA family phospholipid-binding protein, with product MDHEQTSGRRPRRRGRKLLIGFVVLLLVLAGLIFIADRVAAGVAERTIADEVREQVARQNAQSSPPEVEVGGFPFLTQVLDGRYERITIRMRDVQGAVQGDAVSLPSLDVDAHNVRASLQTLRTGQGDVVAETVNGTATISYQSLAALLNREGLVLGERNGQLAVTAPLEVLGQQLTVTGVADIVVSEEGKIALRFADLDAEGLPTAPLARTLLNNFARSISIEVPLPELPFQLTVREVVPQPQGLTVTADARDVPINSVG from the coding sequence GTGGACCACGAGCAGACGTCCGGACGGCGACCGCGGCGACGCGGCCGCAAGCTACTGATCGGGTTCGTCGTCCTGCTGCTGGTCCTGGCCGGGCTGATCTTCATCGCCGACCGGGTGGCGGCCGGGGTGGCCGAGCGCACCATCGCCGACGAGGTCCGCGAACAGGTCGCCCGGCAGAACGCCCAGTCTTCGCCGCCGGAGGTGGAGGTGGGTGGTTTCCCCTTCCTCACCCAGGTCCTGGACGGGCGGTACGAGCGCATCACCATCCGGATGCGCGACGTGCAGGGCGCGGTGCAGGGCGACGCGGTCTCCCTGCCCAGCCTCGACGTGGACGCCCACAACGTCCGGGCCTCGCTGCAGACCCTGCGTACCGGTCAGGGCGACGTGGTGGCCGAGACGGTCAACGGCACGGCCACCATCAGCTACCAGAGCCTGGCCGCCCTGCTGAACCGGGAAGGACTGGTGCTCGGCGAACGCAACGGGCAGCTCGCCGTCACCGCCCCCCTGGAGGTCCTCGGCCAACAGCTCACCGTCACCGGGGTCGCCGACATCGTGGTCAGCGAGGAGGGCAAGATCGCCCTGCGATTCGCCGACCTGGACGCCGAAGGGCTGCCCACCGCCCCGTTGGCCCGTACCCTGCTGAACAACTTCGCCCGCAGCATCTCGATCGAGGTACCCCTGCCGGAGTTGCCCTTCCAGCTCACCGTCCGGGAGGTGGTCCCGCAGCCCCAGGGCCTGACGGTGACCGCGGACGCGCGAGACGTGCCGATCAATTCCGTGGGCTGA
- a CDS encoding winged helix-turn-helix domain-containing protein, whose product MPATPDYLRIANAIMSDVESGKLKPGEKLPSIAQLCEIHRVGASTIQQVYIRLEALEVIERRQGKGVFVTDPGTWLRRP is encoded by the coding sequence ATGCCTGCCACACCGGATTACCTGAGGATCGCCAACGCGATCATGTCGGATGTCGAGAGCGGCAAATTGAAGCCGGGCGAGAAGCTTCCGTCGATTGCGCAGCTCTGCGAGATACATCGAGTTGGCGCATCCACGATCCAGCAGGTCTACATCCGGCTTGAGGCGCTTGAAGTCATCGAACGGCGGCAGGGCAAGGGTGTGTTCGTGACTGATCCGGGGACCTGGCTGCGTCGGCCGTGA
- a CDS encoding sulfurtransferase, protein MSRDTALVSAEWAEKNLDAPGVVFVEVDEDTSAYDTGHLAGAIKLDWKTDLQDPIRRDFVNKAQFEALLSEKGISNDDTVILYGGNNNWFAAYAYWYFKLYGHGDVKLLDGGRKKWELDARPLVKDTVTRPATQYVASEPDNSIRAFRDEVVAAIGTKNLVDVRSPDEYAGRLLAPAHLPQEQAQRGGHIPTAISVPWSKAANEDGTFKSDDELRKLYGEAGLDDGKETIAYCRIGERSSHSWFVLQELLGHPNVKNYDGSWTEYGSLIGVPIALGDEPGEA, encoded by the coding sequence ATGAGTCGCGACACCGCACTCGTCTCGGCCGAATGGGCCGAGAAGAACCTCGACGCCCCGGGCGTCGTCTTCGTCGAGGTCGACGAGGACACCTCGGCCTACGACACCGGCCACCTGGCCGGCGCCATCAAGCTCGACTGGAAGACCGACCTGCAGGACCCGATCCGTCGGGACTTCGTCAACAAGGCCCAGTTCGAGGCGCTGCTCTCCGAGAAGGGGATCAGCAACGACGACACCGTCATCCTCTACGGCGGTAACAACAACTGGTTCGCCGCGTACGCGTACTGGTACTTCAAGCTCTACGGCCACGGTGACGTCAAGCTGCTCGACGGCGGTCGCAAGAAGTGGGAGCTGGACGCCCGGCCCCTGGTCAAGGACACCGTGACCCGCCCGGCCACCCAGTACGTCGCCAGCGAGCCGGACAACAGCATCCGGGCCTTCCGCGACGAGGTCGTCGCCGCGATCGGCACCAAGAACCTGGTCGACGTGCGCAGCCCCGACGAGTACGCCGGTCGCCTGCTGGCCCCCGCCCACCTGCCCCAGGAGCAGGCGCAGCGGGGTGGCCACATCCCGACCGCGATCAGTGTGCCGTGGTCCAAGGCGGCCAACGAGGACGGCACCTTCAAGTCCGATGACGAGCTGCGCAAGCTCTACGGCGAGGCGGGGCTGGACGACGGCAAGGAGACCATCGCGTACTGCCGGATCGGCGAGCGCTCCTCGCACAGCTGGTTCGTCCTTCAGGAGCTGCTCGGCCACCCCAACGTGAAGAACTACGACGGCTCGTGGACCGAGTACGGCTCGCTGATCGGTGTGCCGATCGCGCTCGGCGATGAGCCGGGGGAGGCCTGA
- a CDS encoding glycosyltransferase, whose translation MSSLVLLLIVGSFGYGFLRPAVGYEPRHAARPPRFGPVRPDEVAILIACRNGAATIAATVRAARATGSDVYLVSDDSSDDTAELAAQAGAWVLPLLQNVGKPAALHTAYETFELGRRYRAVAILDDDVVIAPNFVTEALDKLTDEVSIVVGHNATWWPPERRWNPWLAKRAYSYWMYQAVIRRIQSHFNVMNCISGSNSVYRTELLDEVLPTQPPYIVDDTYWVLETHRRNLGRVVYAPRALAHLQDPTNLRDWYRQNLRWMWGTFQGVIGHGVGRYATRFDYAYVLLMVHWLLYVAGGPLTLWLIATAGPGLLPGLLFLLIGQGIWVGIAAWRLRHWQLPLFLPVIIVADLLYRVILVHALVKAIRQPTVDRCVWDSPARIAVGAKG comes from the coding sequence GTGAGTAGTCTCGTGCTGCTCCTCATAGTCGGTTCCTTCGGGTACGGCTTTCTCCGCCCGGCAGTGGGCTACGAGCCCCGGCACGCGGCCCGCCCGCCCCGCTTCGGGCCGGTACGCCCGGATGAGGTGGCCATCCTGATCGCCTGCCGCAACGGCGCCGCCACGATCGCGGCGACCGTACGCGCCGCCCGGGCCACCGGCAGCGACGTGTACCTGGTCTCGGACGACTCCTCGGACGACACCGCCGAACTCGCCGCTCAGGCCGGCGCCTGGGTGCTGCCGTTGCTGCAGAACGTCGGCAAGCCGGCCGCCCTGCACACCGCGTATGAGACCTTCGAACTCGGCCGCCGCTATCGCGCGGTGGCCATCCTCGACGACGACGTGGTGATCGCGCCGAACTTCGTCACCGAGGCCTTGGACAAGCTGACCGACGAGGTCAGCATCGTGGTGGGACACAACGCCACCTGGTGGCCGCCGGAGCGACGGTGGAACCCGTGGCTGGCCAAGCGGGCCTACAGCTACTGGATGTACCAGGCGGTGATCCGCCGGATCCAGAGCCACTTCAACGTCATGAACTGCATCTCCGGCTCGAACTCCGTCTACCGGACCGAGCTGCTGGACGAGGTGCTGCCCACCCAGCCCCCGTACATCGTCGACGACACCTACTGGGTGCTGGAGACCCACCGGCGCAACCTGGGCCGGGTCGTCTACGCGCCCCGCGCCCTGGCCCACCTCCAGGACCCCACCAACCTGCGCGACTGGTACCGGCAGAACCTGCGGTGGATGTGGGGCACCTTCCAGGGGGTCATCGGCCACGGCGTCGGCAGGTACGCCACCCGCTTCGACTACGCGTACGTCCTGCTGATGGTGCACTGGCTGCTGTACGTCGCCGGTGGTCCGCTGACCCTGTGGCTGATCGCCACCGCCGGGCCGGGCCTGCTGCCCGGCCTGCTGTTCCTGCTGATCGGCCAGGGCATCTGGGTGGGCATCGCCGCCTGGCGACTACGCCACTGGCAACTTCCACTCTTCCTGCCCGTGATCATCGTCGCTGACCTGTTGTACCGGGTGATCCTGGTGCACGCCCTGGTGAAGGCGATCCGTCAACCCACGGTCGATCGATGCGTCTGGGACTCCCCGGCGCGCATCGCCGTCGGGGCCAAGGGATGA
- a CDS encoding amylo-alpha-1,6-glucosidase — protein sequence MKELVSILDGNTFLVSDRGGDIEPSLDFPTGLFAFDTRFLSTWLLLLDGERLQPLSVEDDETYRTRYYLVPGEPSHFLDTKVSIIRSRAIRDGFDEELTVLNHSGQEMAFTVRMEISADFADLFEIKNVQPKQGSQTVRIEDDALRLSYRREAFHRETLVRSSTPVAVDKEGMTFSIRIEPHGEWTTRLKTSTVIYGARGEDIRNRLPLAGGRSTAAIQAEHEEIIANAPKLSASSSPLAAAYRRSLEDLASLRYESITLRVRLMAAGLPWFMTLFGRDSLITSLQVLPFLPDIVPPTLMMLAGLQGFRVDDFRDEEPGKILHELRYGESAGFEEQPHSPYYGSADSTPLFVILLDEYERWTGDSGLIKELEYPTRLALDWIDTYGDLLGTGYLWYETRNDRNGLENQCWKDSWDGISYSDGRLPGFPRATCELQGYAYDAKRRGARLARLFWNDPQYADQLEREAAALKERFNRDFWLPDREYYALALDRDGTPVDALSSNIGHLLWSGIVDESKAGRIAEHLLGPRLFSGWGVRTLADDQGRYNPIGYHVGTVWPFDNSLIAWGLWKYGFRDEAARICESMLAASHYFNGRLPEAFAGYERDLTDFPVQYPTACSPQAWSAGTPLLLLRILLGLEPEDEHLIIDPYLPQGMGRVELLDIPGRWGRVDALGRSHGRDDR from the coding sequence GTGAAGGAACTGGTCAGCATCCTGGACGGCAACACCTTCCTGGTCAGCGACCGGGGTGGGGACATCGAGCCCTCCCTCGACTTTCCGACCGGCCTGTTCGCCTTCGACACCCGGTTCCTCTCCACCTGGCTGCTGCTGCTCGACGGCGAGCGGCTACAGCCCCTGTCCGTCGAAGACGATGAGACCTACCGGACCCGCTACTACCTCGTGCCGGGCGAACCCAGCCACTTCCTGGACACGAAGGTCTCCATCATCCGCAGCCGGGCCATCAGGGACGGCTTCGACGAGGAACTGACCGTGTTGAACCACTCCGGCCAGGAGATGGCCTTCACCGTCCGCATGGAGATCTCCGCCGACTTCGCCGACCTGTTCGAGATCAAGAACGTCCAGCCCAAACAGGGCAGCCAGACTGTCAGGATCGAGGATGATGCGCTACGGCTGAGCTACCGCCGGGAGGCCTTCCACCGCGAGACCCTGGTGCGCAGCAGCACCCCGGTCGCGGTCGACAAGGAAGGCATGACCTTCTCGATCCGGATCGAGCCGCACGGAGAGTGGACCACCCGGCTGAAGACCTCCACGGTGATCTACGGCGCGCGGGGCGAGGATATCCGCAATCGACTGCCGTTGGCCGGCGGCCGCAGCACGGCGGCCATCCAGGCCGAACACGAGGAGATCATCGCCAACGCCCCCAAGCTCAGCGCCAGCAGCAGCCCCCTGGCCGCCGCGTACCGGCGCAGCCTGGAGGATCTGGCCTCGCTACGGTACGAGTCGATCACCCTGAGGGTCCGGTTGATGGCCGCCGGGTTGCCCTGGTTCATGACCCTGTTCGGCAGGGACAGCCTCATCACCTCGCTTCAGGTGCTGCCCTTCCTGCCGGACATCGTTCCGCCCACCCTGATGATGTTGGCCGGGTTGCAGGGGTTCCGGGTCGACGACTTCCGCGACGAGGAGCCGGGCAAGATCCTGCACGAGCTGCGCTACGGCGAGTCCGCCGGATTCGAGGAGCAGCCCCACTCGCCGTACTACGGCTCGGCCGACTCCACCCCCCTGTTCGTGATCCTGCTCGACGAATACGAGCGATGGACCGGCGACAGCGGGCTGATCAAGGAACTGGAGTACCCCACCCGGCTGGCGCTGGACTGGATCGACACGTACGGCGACCTGCTCGGTACCGGCTACCTCTGGTACGAGACCCGCAACGACCGCAACGGGCTGGAGAACCAGTGCTGGAAGGACTCCTGGGACGGCATCTCCTACTCGGACGGGCGGCTACCCGGCTTCCCCCGGGCCACCTGCGAACTCCAGGGCTACGCCTACGACGCCAAGCGGCGCGGCGCCCGGCTGGCCCGGCTGTTCTGGAACGACCCGCAGTACGCCGACCAGCTGGAACGGGAGGCCGCCGCGCTCAAGGAACGGTTCAACCGGGACTTCTGGCTGCCGGACCGGGAGTACTACGCCCTGGCGCTGGACCGCGACGGCACCCCGGTGGACGCCCTCAGCTCCAACATCGGGCACCTGCTGTGGAGCGGCATCGTCGATGAGTCGAAGGCCGGGCGGATCGCCGAGCACCTGCTGGGACCGCGACTGTTCTCCGGGTGGGGGGTCCGCACCCTCGCCGACGACCAGGGTCGGTACAACCCGATCGGATACCACGTCGGCACGGTCTGGCCCTTCGACAACTCGCTGATCGCCTGGGGCCTGTGGAAGTACGGCTTCCGCGATGAGGCCGCCCGGATCTGCGAGTCGATGCTCGCCGCCTCGCACTACTTCAACGGCCGACTGCCGGAGGCCTTCGCCGGCTACGAACGCGACCTGACCGACTTCCCGGTGCAGTACCCGACGGCGTGCAGTCCCCAGGCCTGGTCGGCGGGAACCCCTCTGCTGCTGCTGCGGATCCTGCTGGGGCTGGAACCCGAGGACGAGCACCTGATCATCGACCCGTACCTGCCGCAGGGGATGGGTCGGGTGGAACTGCTGGACATCCCCGGCCGCTGGGGTCGGGTGGACGCCCTGGGTCGCAGCCACGGCCGCGACGACAGGTGA
- a CDS encoding winged helix-turn-helix domain-containing protein — translation MEIPILVCVSSDAAVRQRVVQRLDGVGPVVICADLAQLRAMFPEPPGEPDPAEVAAAEIRPGAVGGWADLVIDRAGHLVTWQGVPVGLTRTERELLARLASPPISLWSYERLFASVWGGAYLGDTAILHSAIKRLRRKLRALTGGPQVQTVRGVGYRLATPPEDPRDTMAR, via the coding sequence ATGGAGATCCCGATCCTGGTCTGCGTCAGCAGCGATGCCGCTGTCCGGCAGCGGGTGGTGCAACGACTCGACGGGGTGGGCCCGGTGGTGATCTGCGCCGACCTGGCCCAACTGCGGGCGATGTTCCCCGAGCCGCCGGGGGAGCCCGACCCGGCGGAGGTCGCAGCCGCCGAGATCCGACCCGGGGCGGTGGGCGGCTGGGCCGATCTGGTGATCGACCGCGCCGGGCACCTGGTCACCTGGCAGGGGGTACCGGTGGGGTTGACCCGTACCGAGCGGGAGTTGCTGGCCCGGCTGGCCAGCCCACCGATAAGCCTGTGGAGCTACGAGCGGCTGTTCGCCTCCGTGTGGGGTGGGGCCTACCTCGGCGACACCGCGATCCTGCATTCCGCGATCAAGCGACTGCGGCGCAAGCTGCGGGCCCTGACCGGCGGCCCCCAGGTGCAGACCGTCCGCGGGGTCGGCTACCGGCTGGCCACGCCCCCCGAGGATCCGCGTGACACCATGGCTCGGTGA
- a CDS encoding S8 family serine peptidase, whose product MFTRPSARSTWWRAVAVSTAALLACTAQPAVAAAAPQPSQRATVDQALLDRFATTDSTAFLVYLRETAPLAEAAKARDADDRARTVHRLLTSTADRSQADLRELLDDRKVPHTAYWIANAIRVEGDKALLDEIAGRPEVSRIAPSRSYPLLLPTSSEATRARTAAVEWGLTNIGAPRVWEDFGGRGEGIVVANIDSGVQYDHPALVASYRGNLGGGFDHAYNWFDPAGVCTGTAPCDNNDHGTHTMGTMVGDDGAGNQIGVAPGAKWIAAKGCEARSCSDASLLASGQWVLAPTDANGQNPRPDLRPDIVNNSWGGDGGDLWYQQTIAAWRAAGMFPVFSSGNDGPSCGSAGSPGDNSNAYAVGAYDVNDNIASFSGRGSGTALIKPNIAAPGSGVRSSVRNGGYASFSGTSMAAPHVSGTVALMWSAAPSLRGDVTATEELLDRTARDVDATTCGGTPADNNVFGEGRLDAYAAVRDAPRGPIGRVTGRVTDAADGDPIVGATVTDGTRSITTGPDGRYALSVSAGEITLTVSAYGYAGQTATVTVAEGGAVTRDFALTANPTVTVQGKVTDGSGHGWPLYARIEVAGRPGGPVFTDPVTGRYSFTVPGGTSYRLTVTARYPGYQTVTREVAVAGQNVTANVAVPVEAACVAAGYTGSFSTPLLTQSFDGTTAPPGWTVTNRTASGGWVFTDARSRGNLTGGSGGFAIIDSDALGSGNTQDTDLVTPPLTLSGVSAPVLRFRSDWRAVGITDTADIDVSTDAGATWTNVWHQTSSRRGPRMEEVPLTPAANAESALVRFRFKGTFAWWWQVDDVELVNRECTPVPGGLVVGNTTDRNTGEAINGVNVASVHQPEDRAVSAATPEDEAQPDGFYWIFSTLTGTHPFTASRTPYQPVTKDVAVVSDGVRRANFALGAGRLTVSPTTIESHQRHGVVRTTKVTVRNTGSAPAAVDLLERSGEFELLNQGGAALVEQKMKGISKARTGIAYGGAAPESGTRAADDAWSDIARLPAAVYDNSAAWLDGKVYSVGGGGSTGTERKAWVYDQGANAWSALPDLPVARSKPATAAINGKLYAIGGWGADDGTVATVDVFDPAAGTWSTVPGATNPAPVAAAGTAVLGGKVYLVGGCADATCTDSDRLVIFDPATSSFRTGAAYPHPVSWLSCGGIGSSVYCAGGTGSTEYTDAYRYDPTADSWSPLPSLPLELWGSQYAAAGGLLVLAGGVTAGSTTVTNRTVGFDPVTGAWRDLPNAKFARYRGAAACGAYKIGGSPSSFVGSADSERLGGLELCATAADLPWLSSSPSTFTLAPGASKTVTVTLDATTEAGVLQPGRYTGELAIASDTPYPVTPVSVEMNVSPPNSWGKIQGTVTGTTCGGVTVGIPATVRVNLISAGTGTTLTADASGKYAWWLPRGRYEVIVAKDGWVPQVQRHQIEAGIVGTLNFALEPTSNCTRATGI is encoded by the coding sequence TTGTTCACACGACCATCCGCACGATCAACCTGGTGGCGGGCAGTGGCGGTGTCGACCGCCGCCCTGCTGGCCTGCACCGCCCAACCCGCGGTCGCCGCGGCGGCACCACAGCCGTCGCAGCGGGCCACGGTCGACCAGGCCCTGCTGGACCGCTTCGCCACCACCGACAGCACGGCCTTCCTGGTCTACCTGCGGGAGACCGCACCCCTGGCCGAGGCCGCCAAGGCCCGCGACGCCGACGACCGGGCCCGTACGGTGCACCGGCTGCTCACCAGCACCGCCGATCGCAGTCAGGCCGACCTGCGCGAACTGCTCGACGATCGAAAGGTGCCGCACACCGCGTACTGGATCGCCAACGCGATCCGGGTGGAGGGCGACAAGGCGTTGCTCGACGAGATCGCCGGTCGGCCCGAGGTGTCCCGGATCGCGCCGAGTCGCAGCTACCCCCTGCTGCTGCCGACCTCCAGCGAGGCGACCCGGGCCCGTACCGCCGCCGTCGAATGGGGGCTGACCAACATCGGCGCGCCCCGGGTCTGGGAGGACTTCGGCGGCCGCGGTGAGGGCATCGTGGTGGCCAACATCGACAGCGGGGTGCAGTACGACCACCCGGCCCTGGTCGCCTCCTACCGGGGCAACCTGGGCGGCGGCTTCGACCACGCGTACAACTGGTTCGACCCGGCCGGGGTCTGCACCGGCACCGCGCCCTGCGACAACAACGACCACGGCACCCACACCATGGGCACGATGGTCGGCGACGACGGCGCCGGCAACCAGATCGGGGTGGCACCGGGGGCCAAGTGGATCGCCGCGAAGGGTTGCGAGGCCCGCAGCTGCTCCGACGCCTCCCTGCTCGCCTCCGGCCAGTGGGTGCTCGCCCCGACGGACGCCAACGGCCAGAACCCCCGGCCGGATCTGCGCCCCGACATCGTGAACAACTCCTGGGGCGGTGACGGCGGGGACCTCTGGTACCAGCAGACCATCGCCGCCTGGCGGGCCGCCGGGATGTTCCCGGTCTTCTCCTCCGGCAACGACGGCCCGAGCTGCGGCAGCGCCGGCTCCCCCGGCGACAACTCGAACGCGTACGCGGTCGGGGCCTACGACGTGAACGACAACATCGCCAGCTTCTCCGGTCGGGGCTCCGGCACCGCCCTGATCAAGCCGAACATCGCCGCCCCCGGCAGCGGGGTGCGCTCCAGCGTCCGCAACGGGGGGTACGCCTCGTTCAGCGGCACCTCGATGGCCGCTCCGCACGTCTCCGGCACGGTGGCCCTGATGTGGTCCGCCGCGCCCAGCCTGCGCGGGGACGTCACCGCCACCGAGGAGTTGCTGGACCGCACCGCCCGCGATGTCGACGCCACCACCTGCGGCGGCACCCCGGCCGACAACAACGTCTTCGGCGAGGGCCGGTTGGACGCCTACGCGGCCGTACGCGACGCCCCTAGGGGCCCGATCGGTCGGGTCACCGGCCGGGTGACCGACGCGGCCGACGGGGACCCGATCGTCGGTGCCACCGTGACCGACGGCACCCGCAGCATCACCACCGGCCCGGACGGTCGGTACGCGCTGAGCGTTTCGGCCGGCGAGATCACCCTGACGGTCAGCGCCTACGGCTACGCCGGACAGACCGCCACGGTCACCGTCGCCGAGGGCGGCGCGGTCACCCGCGACTTCGCCCTGACCGCCAACCCCACGGTCACCGTGCAGGGCAAGGTCACCGACGGTTCCGGTCACGGCTGGCCGTTGTACGCCCGGATAGAGGTGGCCGGCCGACCCGGCGGGCCGGTCTTCACCGACCCGGTGACCGGGCGCTACTCCTTCACCGTGCCGGGTGGCACCTCGTACCGGCTGACCGTCACCGCGCGCTACCCCGGCTATCAGACCGTCACCCGTGAGGTGGCCGTGGCCGGGCAGAACGTGACCGCCAACGTGGCCGTACCGGTCGAGGCGGCCTGCGTCGCGGCAGGTTACACCGGCAGCTTCAGCACCCCCCTGCTGACGCAGAGCTTCGACGGCACCACCGCGCCCCCGGGCTGGACGGTGACCAACCGCACCGCCTCCGGCGGGTGGGTCTTCACGGACGCCCGCTCACGCGGCAACCTGACCGGCGGCTCGGGCGGGTTCGCCATCATCGACAGCGACGCCCTGGGCAGCGGCAACACCCAGGACACCGACCTGGTCACCCCGCCGCTGACGTTGTCCGGGGTCAGCGCCCCGGTGCTGCGCTTCCGCAGTGACTGGCGGGCGGTCGGCATCACCGACACGGCCGACATCGACGTCTCCACGGACGCCGGGGCCACCTGGACCAACGTCTGGCACCAGACCTCCAGCCGACGCGGCCCCCGGATGGAGGAGGTGCCGCTGACCCCGGCCGCCAACGCCGAGTCCGCCCTGGTCCGCTTCCGGTTCAAGGGCACCTTCGCCTGGTGGTGGCAGGTGGACGACGTGGAGCTGGTCAACCGGGAGTGCACCCCGGTGCCGGGCGGACTGGTGGTGGGCAACACCACCGACCGCAACACCGGCGAGGCGATCAACGGGGTGAACGTGGCCAGTGTCCACCAGCCCGAGGACCGGGCGGTGTCGGCGGCCACCCCGGAGGACGAGGCCCAGCCGGACGGCTTCTACTGGATCTTCTCGACCCTGACCGGTACCCATCCCTTCACCGCCAGTCGGACCCCGTACCAGCCGGTGACGAAGGATGTCGCCGTGGTCTCCGACGGGGTGAGGCGGGCCAACTTCGCCCTCGGCGCCGGCCGGTTGACGGTCAGCCCGACCACCATCGAGTCGCATCAGCGGCACGGGGTGGTGCGGACCACCAAGGTGACCGTCCGCAACACCGGCAGCGCACCGGCAGCGGTCGACCTGCTGGAGCGGTCCGGCGAGTTCGAGCTGCTCAACCAGGGTGGGGCAGCCCTGGTCGAGCAGAAGATGAAGGGCATCAGCAAGGCCCGCACCGGTATCGCGTACGGCGGGGCCGCCCCGGAGTCCGGCACCCGGGCCGCGGACGACGCCTGGAGTGACATCGCCCGACTGCCGGCCGCGGTCTACGACAACTCGGCGGCCTGGCTGGACGGCAAGGTCTACTCCGTCGGTGGCGGTGGCAGCACCGGCACCGAGCGCAAGGCATGGGTGTACGACCAGGGAGCCAACGCCTGGAGCGCCCTGCCCGACCTGCCGGTGGCCCGGTCCAAGCCGGCCACGGCGGCGATCAACGGCAAGCTGTACGCGATCGGTGGCTGGGGTGCCGACGACGGTACGGTCGCCACGGTCGACGTCTTCGACCCGGCCGCCGGAACCTGGAGCACCGTCCCGGGTGCCACCAACCCGGCCCCGGTCGCCGCGGCCGGCACGGCGGTGCTCGGTGGCAAGGTCTACCTGGTCGGCGGCTGCGCCGATGCCACCTGCACGGACAGCGACCGGTTGGTGATCTTCGACCCCGCTACGAGTTCCTTCCGTACCGGTGCCGCCTATCCCCACCCGGTGTCCTGGCTGTCCTGCGGCGGGATCGGGTCCTCGGTCTACTGCGCCGGTGGTACGGGCAGTACGGAGTACACCGACGCCTACCGGTACGACCCGACGGCCGACTCCTGGAGCCCGCTGCCCAGCCTCCCGCTGGAGCTGTGGGGTTCCCAGTACGCCGCCGCCGGTGGCCTGCTGGTGCTGGCCGGTGGGGTGACCGCCGGGTCGACCACGGTCACCAACCGCACGGTCGGCTTCGATCCGGTCACCGGGGCCTGGCGTGATCTGCCGAACGCCAAGTTCGCCCGGTACCGGGGTGCCGCCGCCTGCGGGGCGTACAAGATCGGTGGTTCGCCCAGTTCCTTCGTGGGCAGCGCGGACAGTGAGCGCCTGGGTGGCCTGGAGCTCTGCGCGACCGCGGCGGATCTGCCCTGGTTGAGCAGTTCACCGAGCACCTTCACGTTGGCCCCGGGGGCCTCGAAGACGGTGACGGTGACCCTGGACGCCACCACGGAGGCGGGGGTGCTCCAACCGGGTCGGTACACCGGTGAGCTGGCGATCGCCTCCGACACCCCCTACCCGGTCACCCCGGTCTCGGTGGAGATGAACGTGTCGCCGCCGAACAGCTGGGGCAAGATCCAGGGCACGGTCACGGGCACCACCTGTGGCGGGGTCACCGTGGGGATTCCGGCCACCGTCCGGGTGAACCTGATCTCGGCCGGTACCGGCACCACCCTGACCGCGGACGCCTCCGGCAAGTACGCCTGGTGGCTGCCGCGCGGCCGGTACGAGGTGATCGTCGCCAAGGACGGGTGGGTGCCGCAGGTGCAGCGCCACCAGATCGAGGCCGGCATCGTGGGCACCCTGAACTTCGCCCTCGAACCGACCTCCAACTGCACCAGAGCAACCGGAATCTGA